The Thermodesulfovibrionales bacterium genomic interval GCTCTTGCCATGAGACCCTATGACGATGAGGTCAGCCTTTGATCTTTCTGCCTCTCTTACAATCGCATCCACCGGATAGCCCGTTCTGACAACCTTCTTTGACGGAACACCGCTTCTCTTACACAGCCTTTCGGCGTCGTCGAGACAGGCCTCGGCAGCCTGCCACAGATAATCTTCGATCGGCTCTATTAGGTGCGTCGGGGCTGCAACAGCAGAGACTAATTGAGAAGCGTAGAGACTCTTGTCTACTACGCTGATCAGCCTTATCGTGGAGCCTGTCTGTTTTGCGAGATCCGCCGCATATCGTACGGCCTTCTTTGCGCTCTCTGAGCCGTCTGTAGGAACAAGTATCTTTGAAATCATGCCTCCTCCTTTCTGTTCACTGAAAAAATACTGCCCCATCTCGATCGAGAGCCGGAAGTTGAACGATGATGAAGTCTTGTCTCCCCGCCGGCTGCCCTTCTTGCCCGCTACTGATTTGAAGGCAACAGGGGAACTGTTCGTGCATCTTCAGGAATCTTTCCCGTCAGGGCATCCAAAAATGAGACGATGTCCTGTACCTGTTCTTTTGAAAGGTCCTTGCCTAACTGGATCTTCCCCATGATCCATACGGCTTCTGTCAGCTTATCGACCGAGCCATCATGGAAGTACGGAGGGGTCATGGCCACGTTCCTCAACACAGGCACTTTAAAGACAAATTTATCGCTCTCGTTTTTTGTGACGGCGTACCTGCCTTCATCCACCTTTTCACTCTTTGTGTATTTCTCATAAGGTTCAAAAAGGCCGAACTTCTGATACATCTGTCCTCCGACATAAGGACTGGAATGACATCCTGCGCAGCCCTGGCCCATAAACGCCTCGAGTCCCTTTTTTTGTTGAGCCGTCATTGCATTCTTGTTGCCTTTGAGAAACCCTTCCAAGGGAGCAGGGGTAATTAATGTCCTCTCAAAGGCTCCGACCGCCTTTGCAAAGTTGTCGATCGTCACCGGCTCCTTGTCCGAAGGAAATGCGGCTTGAAACAGCGTTCTATATTCCTTATAGGACCGGAGGATCTTTTCGGCCGATTCATAGGATGGCATGCCGAAGGAGGGAGGCCCTATGATGGCTTGTTTCGCCTGGTCTTCAACGCTCGTCCGGTTCCCTATCCAGTGCGCAGAGATCTGGCTTGCCGCATTGAAGACCGTGGGGTCGTTTCTCGGGTTTTCCCTGCAATTGTGGCCCACTGATTTTCGCAGCCCGTCGACGGCATAGAGCGCTATAGGATGACATTTTGCACAACTCACCGTTCCGTCGACAGAGATCCTCGGTTCGTAAAAGAGCATCTTGCCGAGTCTAACCTTCTCCGGGGTTATCGGGTTCTCCGCTGACGGCATAGATTCCGGCAAAGGACCGAGGACCTGGGACGCCTTCGCGATCAGGGCCTCGTCGTCAGCGCCAAATGCAGAGCATGATAGAACGAAGAAAAGCATCAAAGGTGTGAATGTCAGGATCCCCTTTTCTTTGAATATCCCGATTATCATAAGGCCTCCTTGTGACGCGAACGATGGTTTCTCTATCTCCAATGTATCACGGAAATGCGTGACCTGCAATGCCTTCCGTGACAAGGTCTTCTTTTCGTCTCTCAAGCAGCATCGTTGTGTACCTCCCTGGTCGGCTGTGCACCGGTTCATCGGGTAAGCTATAATTCCCCTATGCCGCAGATACCAGCCTTTATCGGACAGTTTCCCTATCTTGGACTCCTTCTCCTTCTTGTCCTTGGCGGCATCGGGTTCCCCTTTCCCGAGGATACTACCCTCATCCTCTGCGGATTTCTCATCTTCAATGATGTCATAAAACCCATTCTCGCTCTGCCCGTTGTCTATGTCGGGGTGGTGCTCAGCGATCTCTTCCTCTATTTCGTGGGAAGAAAATATGGGCGGATGATCGTCACCCATAAGCGGTTCCGCAAAATCATATCACGCCAAAAACTCTCGCTCCTTGAGCAAAAATTCAACAGATGGGGAGTTCTTGTCGTATTGGCAGGAAGACATCTCGTCGGACTGCGGGCCCAGATATTCCTTGTCGCAGGGGTGATGAGAATGTCTCCGCTGAAGTTTCTGGCATCCGACGGTCTCTCGGCATCGTTTACTGTCGCATTCATGGTCGGAGCAGGCTACGTCGCCGGTAACAGTTTTCAGATCATAAAAAAGGATATTACCCGGATCGGCCATGTGGCGATCTTTCTCGCGGTAATCTCCCTTGCACTCTATCTTGTCTTCAAATACGTGAGGTCCAGACCGAAAGCATCCCGCTAGACCCTTCTCACAATCAGAACCTGCCTGTTTCGCCTCAAAGGAGATCTCTGGTAAAATACTTTACCATGATAGCCATCGTTGATTACGGAATGGGGAATCTCAGGAGCGTTGAAAAGGGTTTCCTCAAGGTAGGGGTCGACGCCAGGGTGGTCTCTGACCCCTCTTCCATTGATCAATCCGCAGGGATCGTCTTGCCGGGTGTCGGAGCCTTCAGGGATTGCATCAGGAACCTCACCGATGCGAACCTCACTGACTCCATTATC includes:
- a CDS encoding DedA family protein, whose protein sequence is MPQIPAFIGQFPYLGLLLLLVLGGIGFPFPEDTTLILCGFLIFNDVIKPILALPVVYVGVVLSDLFLYFVGRKYGRMIVTHKRFRKIISRQKLSLLEQKFNRWGVLVVLAGRHLVGLRAQIFLVAGVMRMSPLKFLASDGLSASFTVAFMVGAGYVAGNSFQIIKKDITRIGHVAIFLAVISLALYLVFKYVRSRPKASR
- a CDS encoding universal stress protein codes for the protein MISKILVPTDGSESAKKAVRYAADLAKQTGSTIRLISVVDKSLYASQLVSAVAAPTHLIEPIEDYLWQAAEACLDDAERLCKRSGVPSKKVVRTGYPVDAIVREAERSKADLIVIGSHGKS
- a CDS encoding cytochrome c peroxidase → MIIGIFKEKGILTFTPLMLFFVLSCSAFGADDEALIAKASQVLGPLPESMPSAENPITPEKVRLGKMLFYEPRISVDGTVSCAKCHPIALYAVDGLRKSVGHNCRENPRNDPTVFNAASQISAHWIGNRTSVEDQAKQAIIGPPSFGMPSYESAEKILRSYKEYRTLFQAAFPSDKEPVTIDNFAKAVGAFERTLITPAPLEGFLKGNKNAMTAQQKKGLEAFMGQGCAGCHSSPYVGGQMYQKFGLFEPYEKYTKSEKVDEGRYAVTKNESDKFVFKVPVLRNVAMTPPYFHDGSVDKLTEAVWIMGKIQLGKDLSKEQVQDIVSFLDALTGKIPEDARTVPLLPSNQ